One genomic segment of Desulfomicrobium sp. ZS1 includes these proteins:
- a CDS encoding YegP family protein yields MAGKFEMYKDKAGEFRFRLKAGNGQIILGSEGYKDKSGCKNGIESVKKNAADEGRFKKIDTKSGKFAFSLLAANHQVIGTSQQYETVASRDNGIQSVMTNAPEAAVVEVEA; encoded by the coding sequence ATGGCTGGTAAATTTGAAATGTACAAGGACAAGGCTGGTGAGTTTCGTTTTCGTCTTAAAGCCGGGAATGGGCAGATCATACTTGGCAGTGAAGGCTACAAAGACAAAAGCGGATGTAAAAATGGGATTGAATCGGTTAAAAAGAATGCGGCTGATGAAGGGAGATTCAAAAAGATCGACACGAAATCCGGGAAATTTGCATTCAGTCTTCTTGCTGCAAATCATCAGGTCATCGGCACCAGTCAGCAGTATGAGACAGTGGCCTCAAGAGATAACGGGATTCAGTCCGTCATGACCAACGCTCCCGAGGCCGCAGTGGTGGAAGTTGAAGCATAG
- a CDS encoding peptidylprolyl isomerase codes for MSNPVVLVDTTKGEFLVELFADKAPLTVANFLRYVDDDFYVGTLFHRVVKGFMIQGGGLDNMMREKPTRPPVANEAANGLENLEGTVAMARTADPHSACAQFFVNTVDNPDLDHKGEDEFGYCVFGQVIDGMDVVKKIEKVRVKPQGDHEHAPADQVSINSITRFE; via the coding sequence ATGAGCAATCCGGTGGTCCTGGTGGATACGACCAAAGGAGAATTTCTGGTTGAACTGTTCGCGGATAAGGCGCCGCTGACTGTGGCCAATTTTTTGCGTTATGTGGATGATGATTTCTATGTAGGCACCCTGTTTCACAGGGTTGTGAAAGGATTCATGATTCAGGGTGGCGGACTCGACAACATGATGCGCGAAAAGCCCACCCGGCCGCCTGTCGCCAATGAGGCCGCAAATGGCCTCGAAAATCTCGAAGGCACCGTGGCCATGGCTCGCACCGCCGACCCGCACAGCGCCTGCGCCCAGTTTTTTGTCAACACGGTCGACAACCCGGACCTTGATCACAAGGGCGAGGATGAGTTCGGCTATTGCGTTTTCGGTCAGGTCATTGACGGGATGGATGTGGTCAAGAAAATTGAAAAAGTCCGGGTCAAACCCCAGGGCGATCACGAACACGCACCCGCCGATCAGGTGTCCATTAACTCCATTACCCGTTTTGAATGA
- a CDS encoding nucleoside triphosphate pyrophosphatase gives MNPGLSKQGPFRALLPLVLASASPRRQALLAGQGLGFEVVPSTLKEPAPEPGEAPADYAARMARIKGQDIAARHPDKVIVSADTIVVRDSSILGKPKDTADALNMLTALAGRWHEVMTGFCVLRHGDGVSLCRTVTTRVHMADNSRDMLQAYIATGEPMDKAGAYGIQGIGAFLVDEVQGSYTNVVGLPLRSVLDFLLEIEAIGVAHAR, from the coding sequence ATGAACCCGGGCCTGTCAAAGCAGGGTCCGTTTCGCGCCCTCCTGCCCCTGGTCCTGGCCTCGGCCTCGCCCCGGAGGCAAGCCCTGCTGGCCGGACAGGGACTGGGCTTCGAGGTCGTGCCCAGCACCTTGAAAGAACCGGCACCCGAACCGGGCGAAGCCCCGGCGGACTACGCGGCCCGCATGGCCCGGATCAAGGGACAGGACATCGCGGCCAGACACCCGGATAAGGTGATCGTCAGCGCCGACACCATCGTGGTCCGGGATTCAAGCATCCTGGGCAAGCCCAAAGACACCGCTGACGCGCTGAACATGCTCACCGCCCTTGCGGGCCGCTGGCATGAAGTCATGACCGGATTTTGCGTGCTGCGCCACGGCGACGGCGTCTCCCTGTGCCGCACCGTGACCACACGGGTCCACATGGCGGACAATTCCCGCGACATGCTGCAGGCCTACATCGCCACCGGCGAACCCATGGACAAAGCCGGGGCCTACGGCATCCAGGGCATCGGCGCTTTTTTGGTCGATGAGGTCCAGGGCTCCTACACCAATGTTGTCGGCCTGCCCCTGCGCTCGGTCCTCGATTTCCTCCTTGAAATCGAAGCCATCGGAGTGGCCCATGCCCGATAA
- a CDS encoding aminopeptidase translates to MDEVLKHKTANCWDRYGASDDRAGMDLLANEFLDFLTRCKTERETIAWVAEQAASCGFSNDLGQDLVILPFRSKAALLARRGKKPLAEGLRLITAHADSPHLDLKQHPLHEECRVALMKTHYYGGLKKYQWLARPLALHGTIVAMDGRVIPVCIGEDETDPVFTVLDLLPHLARKQREETVEKAFVAEKLNIAIGHEPAATDEDAKVRQRVLELLFERYAIREEDLYSAELQIVPAGKARFVGLDRALLGGYGQDDRLCVFAAFKAFMAVPAGEHTQILLLWDKEEIGSDGATGAKSRFMEYALSDIIDAWEPDTKLRHVLGRTKAVSADVHCPMDPDYQDVHDKYNASLLGFGPVFSKFTGHGGKYGASEADCEYVAWFRKLLAAENIPWQMAEMGKVDEGGGGTVAKELAIYGMEIIDFGPGVLSMHSPFEISSKADLLATVQAYNAFYRS, encoded by the coding sequence ATGGATGAGGTGCTCAAGCACAAGACGGCAAATTGCTGGGACCGCTATGGGGCAAGCGATGATAGGGCAGGCATGGATTTGTTGGCCAATGAATTCCTGGACTTTCTGACCCGGTGCAAGACCGAGCGCGAAACCATCGCCTGGGTAGCGGAACAGGCCGCCTCCTGCGGATTTTCAAATGACTTGGGGCAGGATCTGGTCATCCTGCCCTTCCGCTCCAAGGCCGCGCTGCTGGCCCGGCGGGGAAAAAAGCCCCTGGCGGAGGGCCTGCGCCTGATCACGGCCCATGCCGACAGTCCGCATCTGGATTTGAAGCAGCATCCGCTGCATGAGGAATGTCGGGTCGCGCTGATGAAGACCCACTATTACGGCGGCCTCAAGAAGTACCAGTGGCTGGCCCGGCCCCTGGCTCTGCACGGCACCATCGTGGCCATGGACGGCCGGGTCATCCCGGTCTGCATCGGCGAGGACGAGACCGATCCCGTCTTCACGGTGCTCGATTTGCTGCCGCATCTGGCCCGCAAGCAACGCGAGGAGACCGTGGAGAAGGCTTTCGTGGCCGAAAAACTCAACATTGCCATCGGCCACGAACCGGCCGCCACCGACGAGGACGCCAAAGTCCGCCAGCGGGTCCTGGAGCTTCTTTTCGAGCGTTACGCCATCCGCGAGGAGGATCTCTACAGCGCCGAGCTGCAGATCGTACCCGCAGGCAAGGCCCGTTTCGTGGGCCTGGACCGGGCCCTGCTCGGTGGGTACGGTCAGGACGACCGCCTGTGCGTGTTCGCGGCATTCAAGGCCTTCATGGCCGTGCCGGCAGGGGAGCACACCCAGATTCTGCTCCTGTGGGACAAAGAGGAAATCGGGTCCGACGGTGCCACCGGCGCCAAATCCCGCTTCATGGAATACGCCCTGTCCGATATCATCGATGCCTGGGAGCCGGACACAAAGCTGCGTCACGTCCTCGGGCGGACCAAGGCCGTGTCCGCCGACGTGCACTGTCCCATGGACCCTGATTATCAGGACGTGCACGACAAATATAACGCCTCCCTGCTGGGCTTTGGCCCCGTCTTTTCCAAGTTCACCGGCCACGGAGGCAAGTACGGAGCCAGCGAGGCCGACTGCGAATACGTGGCCTGGTTCAGAAAGTTGCTGGCAGCCGAGAACATCCCCTGGCAGATGGCCGAGATGGGCAAGGTGGACGAGGGTGGCGGCGGCACGGTGGCCAAGGAGCTGGCGATTTACGGCATGGAAATCATCGATTTCGGCCCCGGAGTCCTGTCCATGCACAGCCCCTTCGAGATCAGCTCCAAGGCCGACCTTTTGGCCACGGTGCAGGCCTACAACGCATTCTATCGCAGCTAG
- the selB gene encoding selenocysteine-specific translation elongation factor — translation MPVIMGTAGHIDHGKTSLIKALTGINCDRLAEEQKRGITIELGFAYLDLTPQIRLGIIDVPGHERFVKNMVSGAAGIDFVLLVVAADEGIMPQTREHLEICSLLGIRAGLVALTKTDMVEEEWLELVHEEVQTYLAGSFLEDAPIVPVSAHTGAGLEELKGHIAELSSTFAPDRRSDLFRLPVDRVFSMKGHGTVVTGTSISGALRLGEEIEIVPSGHRSKVRGLQVHGTAAEVAHAGERTAVNLYGLEVAELERGEVLAHPQTLFPSPVWDVEMTCLSSSPNPLKHRTEVHFHHGSREILAKLFFLDRDKLEPGETAVCQVRFPRPLPGVFGDRCIVRSFSPLQTVAGGRIINPLGRKVRRHSKDMETLSTLGSISGEELLLAQLRLAGRGGLTVAELRIMTDMESKLLDKTLQILGGKQLAFQFDREDKRFVGTDVLDGLAGDCLAYLGDYHRREPMRQGLSRAELISGFGRGMHPKLVHFLVERLVKSGQVVLEADILRLPGHVVSLASDQSGLRTLMETAYVQAGFMPPTTKAFLEENGLTAKDVAQMYRLLMEEGVLIKVSEEFYYAKTAMDEIVVRVRGFFESNQEMGPQDFRDLTDLTRKFAIPVLEYLDKEKITMRIGDKRQIRKR, via the coding sequence ATGCCTGTCATCATGGGTACGGCCGGACATATAGATCACGGCAAGACGAGCCTCATCAAGGCGCTGACCGGCATCAACTGTGACCGGCTGGCCGAGGAGCAGAAGCGCGGCATCACCATCGAGCTGGGTTTCGCCTACCTGGACCTGACTCCGCAAATTCGCCTCGGCATCATCGACGTGCCCGGACACGAGCGCTTTGTGAAGAACATGGTCTCCGGGGCGGCGGGCATTGATTTTGTACTGCTGGTGGTCGCCGCCGACGAGGGCATCATGCCTCAGACCCGCGAGCATCTGGAGATCTGTTCGCTCTTGGGTATCCGGGCCGGGCTGGTGGCTCTGACCAAGACGGACATGGTCGAAGAGGAGTGGCTTGAGTTGGTGCACGAGGAAGTGCAGACCTATCTGGCCGGCTCGTTTCTGGAGGACGCGCCCATTGTCCCGGTTTCGGCCCACACGGGGGCGGGGCTGGAAGAGTTGAAAGGCCATATCGCGGAACTTTCTTCGACCTTTGCCCCTGACCGGCGCTCGGACCTGTTCCGTCTGCCCGTTGACCGTGTCTTCAGCATGAAAGGACACGGTACGGTGGTGACCGGCACGTCCATTTCCGGAGCCCTGCGCCTGGGTGAGGAGATCGAGATCGTCCCGTCGGGGCACCGCTCCAAGGTGCGCGGTCTGCAGGTGCATGGCACGGCCGCCGAAGTGGCCCACGCCGGCGAGCGTACCGCCGTCAACCTGTATGGTCTGGAGGTGGCGGAGCTTGAGCGCGGCGAGGTGCTGGCCCATCCCCAGACCCTTTTCCCCTCCCCGGTCTGGGACGTGGAGATGACGTGTCTGTCTTCCTCGCCCAACCCCTTGAAACACCGCACTGAAGTTCATTTTCACCACGGTTCGCGAGAGATTTTGGCCAAGCTCTTTTTCCTCGACCGCGACAAGCTCGAACCGGGCGAGACGGCGGTCTGCCAAGTCCGCTTTCCGCGTCCCCTGCCGGGCGTATTCGGGGACCGCTGCATCGTGCGATCCTTTTCGCCCCTGCAGACCGTGGCCGGCGGCCGGATCATCAACCCGCTGGGCCGCAAGGTTCGCCGTCATTCCAAGGACATGGAGACTTTAAGCACTCTGGGGTCCATATCCGGTGAGGAGCTTTTGTTGGCGCAACTGCGCCTGGCCGGGCGCGGCGGCCTGACCGTGGCCGAACTGCGCATCATGACGGACATGGAGTCCAAGCTGCTGGATAAGACCCTGCAGATCCTGGGCGGCAAGCAATTGGCCTTCCAGTTCGACCGCGAGGACAAGCGCTTTGTCGGTACGGACGTGCTCGACGGCCTGGCTGGGGACTGTTTGGCCTACCTTGGCGACTATCATCGCCGCGAACCCATGCGTCAGGGATTGTCGCGGGCCGAACTGATTTCGGGATTCGGGCGGGGCATGCATCCCAAGCTGGTGCACTTTCTGGTCGAGCGCCTGGTCAAGTCCGGCCAAGTGGTTCTCGAAGCCGACATCCTGCGTCTGCCGGGGCACGTGGTTTCCCTAGCCTCGGATCAGTCCGGACTGCGTACGCTGATGGAGACAGCCTATGTGCAGGCGGGATTCATGCCGCCCACCACCAAGGCGTTTCTGGAGGAGAACGGGTTGACCGCCAAGGACGTGGCGCAGATGTATCGGCTGCTCATGGAAGAGGGCGTGCTCATCAAGGTCAGCGAGGAGTTTTATTACGCCAAAACGGCCATGGACGAGATTGTCGTTCGCGTACGTGGCTTCTTCGAATCCAATCAGGAAATGGGTCCCCAGGATTTTCGCGATCTGACGGACCTGACGCGTAAGTTCGCCATCCCGGTGCTTGAATACCTGGACAAGGAAAAGATCACCATGCGTATTGGAGACAAGAGACAGATTCGGAAGCGTTAA
- a CDS encoding cupin domain-containing protein produces MKIMPTAAAEAVHFDSDVARGVTGRVVIGRIDGANNFCMRRFDLAPGGHTPRHAHAWEHEIFFHAGEGEVLSAGEWIRVAGGDAVFVPGDEEHQIRNAGDCALTFICLVPAGAPEI; encoded by the coding sequence ATGAAAATCATGCCTACAGCGGCCGCGGAGGCCGTGCATTTTGATTCCGATGTCGCCAGAGGGGTGACGGGCAGGGTTGTTATCGGCCGCATCGACGGAGCAAACAATTTTTGCATGCGCCGCTTTGATCTTGCGCCGGGCGGACACACGCCGCGTCACGCTCATGCCTGGGAGCACGAGATTTTTTTTCACGCAGGCGAAGGAGAGGTCTTATCTGCCGGCGAATGGATCCGTGTCGCTGGGGGAGATGCGGTCTTTGTCCCCGGGGACGAGGAGCATCAAATCCGCAACGCTGGAGACTGCGCGCTGACATTCATTTGTCTGGTACCCGCCGGAGCTCCTGAAATATAA
- a CDS encoding rubredoxin has translation MERWECPCGYVYDPAEGDAENNIPAGTAFEDLPEDWVCPKCGAEKEFFDKMD, from the coding sequence ATGGAACGATGGGAATGCCCGTGCGGCTATGTGTATGATCCGGCGGAAGGCGATGCGGAAAACAACATTCCTGCCGGGACCGCTTTCGAGGATCTGCCCGAAGATTGGGTCTGCCCCAAGTGCGGCGCGGAAAAAGAGTTTTTCGACAAGATGGATTGA
- a CDS encoding 30S ribosomal protein S1 — protein sequence MSEDFAELFASYESQRKTALKAGDKISGTVISIGQKAAFVDCGASVDGIVDREELLNDDGELSVAEGDTLELYVVGVTDDSVRLSKALTGVGGLNMLEDAYNSGVPVEGKVREQIKGGFHVEILKHRAFCPVSQIDARYVATPEDYVGQTLQFRITKVSENGRNIVVSRRALLEEEQKQASASFFENVSDGDIVEGTVTRLAAFGAFVELVPGVEGLVHISEIAWARIQSPEEILSVGDKVRVKYLGTSAGKKPGETRLSLSIKQAQDDPWKTVGERFKDGDKVTGKVVKLMDFGAFVEIAPGIEGLVHISEMSYAKRINKPGDVVQVGDMVAAVVKQIDVEKQRISLSMRDAEGDPWMNVAEKYPVGQTVQGTVEKRQQFGLFISLEPGVTGLLPQSVMSRADGEVKFDKLGTGDTVVVSIESVNLRERKISLGTGKKEEVSDWKGYKPQSSAPDMGSLGSALAEALKKKS from the coding sequence ATGAGTGAAGATTTTGCCGAGCTGTTCGCATCCTATGAATCCCAGCGCAAGACAGCCCTCAAGGCTGGGGACAAGATTTCCGGTACAGTGATTTCCATTGGTCAGAAGGCGGCTTTCGTGGATTGCGGAGCGTCCGTGGATGGCATCGTGGACCGCGAGGAATTGCTGAACGATGACGGAGAGCTGAGTGTCGCCGAAGGCGATACGCTGGAACTTTACGTGGTGGGCGTGACTGACGACAGCGTGCGTTTGTCCAAGGCTCTGACCGGCGTCGGCGGCCTCAATATGCTCGAAGACGCCTATAACAGCGGCGTGCCGGTGGAAGGGAAAGTGCGGGAGCAGATCAAGGGCGGCTTTCATGTGGAAATATTGAAGCATCGCGCCTTCTGCCCGGTTTCTCAGATCGATGCGCGCTACGTCGCGACTCCCGAGGATTACGTCGGGCAGACTCTGCAGTTCCGGATCACCAAGGTTTCCGAGAACGGACGCAACATCGTCGTATCCCGCCGGGCCCTGCTCGAAGAGGAGCAGAAGCAGGCCAGCGCCAGCTTTTTCGAGAATGTGAGCGACGGCGACATCGTCGAAGGCACGGTCACCCGATTGGCCGCTTTTGGAGCCTTTGTGGAATTGGTTCCGGGCGTGGAAGGGCTGGTGCATATTTCCGAAATCGCCTGGGCCAGAATTCAGAGCCCGGAAGAGATCTTAAGCGTGGGCGACAAGGTCCGGGTCAAGTATCTTGGCACAAGCGCAGGCAAGAAGCCCGGCGAGACCCGCCTGTCCTTGTCCATCAAGCAGGCGCAGGACGACCCGTGGAAGACCGTGGGCGAGCGCTTCAAGGATGGCGACAAAGTTACGGGCAAGGTGGTCAAGCTCATGGATTTTGGCGCCTTCGTGGAGATTGCTCCCGGCATCGAAGGTCTGGTGCACATCAGCGAGATGAGCTACGCGAAGCGCATCAACAAGCCCGGCGATGTGGTCCAGGTCGGCGACATGGTCGCGGCCGTGGTCAAGCAGATCGATGTGGAGAAGCAGCGCATTTCGCTCAGCATGCGTGACGCCGAAGGCGATCCGTGGATGAATGTGGCCGAAAAGTATCCCGTGGGCCAGACCGTGCAGGGCACTGTGGAGAAACGTCAGCAGTTCGGCCTTTTCATTTCCCTGGAGCCGGGCGTGACCGGTCTTCTGCCCCAGTCTGTCATGTCCAGGGCTGACGGTGAGGTCAAATTCGACAAGTTGGGCACGGGCGATACCGTCGTGGTCAGCATCGAGAGCGTGAACCTCCGCGAGCGCAAGATCAGCCTCGGAACCGGAAAGAAAGAGGAAGTGTCGGACTGGAAAGGGTACAAGCCCCAGTCTTCCGCGCCTGACATGGGCTCTTTGGGCAGTGCCTTGGCCGAGGCCTTGAAGAAGAAAAGTTAG
- a CDS encoding cation diffusion facilitator family transporter gives MLAHARKYAYLSIGASLLTMALKFGAFFLTGSVGLFSDAVESVVNLTAGLIALMAIILAYRPADQSHAYGHGKVEYFSSGMEGILICIAALGIAYASVQRFLHPQELHFLGTGIVVATLAGAVNFAVARIMLRAAREYDSIVLEADAKHLLTDVWTSAGLVSALVIMHFAPPSWQILDPILGLIMSVNIIWTGVGLVRRSAAGLMDEGLPMDEIFLITDAIKRIGGKEAGFHALRTRKSGSVRFVDFHLLVPGSMSVQESHDLCCDIEESIKAGLPGSQTTIHVEPREDHASFDGWKVGGLCDRSACQKGRQS, from the coding sequence ATGTTGGCCCATGCCCGGAAATATGCCTATCTCTCCATAGGCGCTTCTCTTTTGACCATGGCCCTCAAATTCGGGGCGTTTTTCCTGACCGGGTCGGTGGGGCTTTTTTCCGACGCCGTGGAGTCCGTGGTCAACCTGACCGCCGGGCTCATCGCGCTCATGGCCATTATTCTTGCGTACCGTCCTGCGGACCAGAGCCATGCCTACGGGCACGGCAAGGTCGAGTATTTTTCCAGCGGGATGGAAGGCATCTTGATCTGTATCGCGGCTCTGGGTATCGCCTACGCCTCGGTGCAGCGCTTTTTGCATCCGCAGGAGCTGCATTTTTTGGGGACCGGCATTGTCGTGGCCACGTTGGCCGGAGCCGTCAACTTCGCAGTGGCCAGGATAATGCTCCGGGCCGCCCGTGAATATGACAGCATCGTGCTGGAGGCCGACGCGAAACATCTGCTGACCGACGTATGGACCTCGGCCGGGCTGGTGTCCGCGCTTGTGATCATGCATTTCGCGCCGCCTTCCTGGCAGATACTTGATCCGATCCTGGGTCTCATCATGTCCGTCAACATCATTTGGACCGGCGTGGGTCTGGTTCGTCGCTCTGCCGCAGGGCTTATGGACGAGGGGCTGCCGATGGATGAAATTTTTTTGATCACGGATGCCATAAAACGCATCGGGGGGAAGGAGGCGGGCTTTCACGCCCTGCGCACGCGCAAGTCCGGGTCCGTCAGGTTTGTGGATTTTCACCTGCTCGTGCCCGGGTCCATGTCGGTGCAGGAGTCGCATGATCTGTGCTGCGACATCGAGGAATCCATAAAGGCCGGCTTGCCGGGGAGTCAGACCACCATCCACGTGGAGCCTCGCGAGGATCATGCCTCGTTTGACGGCTGGAAAGTGGGTGGGCTCTGCGACAGGTCCGCCTGCCAAAAGGGCAGGCAGAGTTGA
- a CDS encoding phosphatidylglycerophosphatase A → MPDKSSCKGNWLESLPLNLATLGAAGRMPKAPGTWGSLVAAILAPFLFLPLPIWGRIVVLLLLFPFGSWCAGKAEKSMCCKDPSCVVVDELWGQWITLLPLAVSDTLWIIPAFLFFRLFDITKPWPVRASERWLPGGWGIMIDDGLAGLYALMTLLLCRALF, encoded by the coding sequence ATGCCCGATAAATCAAGCTGCAAAGGGAACTGGCTCGAATCGCTGCCACTCAATCTGGCCACCCTCGGCGCGGCCGGACGCATGCCAAAAGCGCCCGGAACCTGGGGGTCCCTGGTCGCGGCGATTCTCGCGCCATTTCTCTTCCTGCCGCTACCGATCTGGGGCCGCATTGTGGTTCTGCTGCTGCTCTTCCCCTTTGGCAGTTGGTGCGCAGGCAAGGCCGAAAAAAGCATGTGTTGCAAGGACCCCTCCTGCGTGGTCGTGGACGAATTGTGGGGCCAGTGGATAACCCTGCTGCCCCTGGCCGTGTCGGACACGCTCTGGATCATCCCGGCCTTTCTGTTCTTCCGTCTCTTCGACATCACCAAACCTTGGCCGGTGCGGGCTTCGGAGCGCTGGCTGCCCGGCGGCTGGGGCATCATGATCGATGACGGGCTCGCGGGACTTTATGCCCTGATGACGCTTCTCTTATGCCGCGCCCTTTTCTGA
- the hrpB gene encoding ATP-dependent helicase HrpB has product MPPLPIDAILPELADTLTTGTACLVHAPPGSGKTTRIPLALLASAWLGKNKILMLEPRRLAARAAARHMAGLLGEKAGERVGYRTRLDIRVSSATRIEVVTEGILTRMLQHDPELSGYGCVIFDEYHERSLQADLGLALCLEVRAALRPDLRLIVMSATLDAAAVADLLAPCAILNCPGQPHAVETRYLRVSGRFLEESMARAIRHALATEHGSILAFLPGAREIRRTAELLDNPGDGVEIHPLLGALTATEQDKAIAPPVPGTRKIVLATAIAETSLTIEGVRIVIDSGLSRLPRFDPKSSMTVLVTEPAALATLTQRRGRAGRTEPGICFRIWDQADEVSRKPFPSPEMLEADLAPLVLDLALWGTTDPGTLSWLTPPPPGHFRSALQVLQSLEALDDQGRITQHGREMALLPLHPRLGHMVLSARKHGLGPTAAVLAAILGEPGRSMRGSSDLRDTLRIHPNSISRKDTLRASMEQIARLASINLEQPDPEAAGILTALAYPDRIARRQEDGTYRLTSGRKAVWPGPSTLAGHEFLAIADLDGDAAGAKIWQSAPLSWEELHTYFEKLFRIKNDVRFDPLKDRVVSLRKTMLHTLCVREEKLAADPQIVTEALLQGQKDLSRLNWSEECNNLRDRIRFLRGLDPAWPDMSDQALLESINEWLAPFATDARSQADLGKINLLQALKALVGWDKLRELERQAPEFMTVPTGAHRRIDYSLESGPALPVKLQEMFGCATTPTLADGRYALVLHLLSPAGRPLQVTRNLPSFWKNAYPLVRAEMRGRYPKHPWPEDPATAMPTAKTKKAMTPR; this is encoded by the coding sequence ATGCCCCCTCTCCCAATCGATGCAATTCTGCCCGAGCTCGCGGACACCCTGACCACGGGGACCGCGTGTCTGGTGCATGCCCCGCCCGGCAGCGGCAAGACCACGCGCATCCCGCTGGCGCTGCTTGCCTCTGCTTGGCTAGGCAAAAACAAGATTCTCATGCTCGAACCCAGACGCTTGGCCGCCCGCGCCGCTGCCCGCCACATGGCCGGATTACTGGGAGAAAAAGCCGGTGAGCGGGTGGGCTATCGCACCCGCCTCGATATTCGTGTTTCAAGCGCCACGCGGATCGAGGTCGTAACCGAGGGCATCCTGACCCGCATGCTGCAGCACGATCCGGAACTGTCGGGATACGGCTGCGTCATCTTCGACGAATACCACGAACGCAGCCTGCAAGCCGATCTGGGCCTGGCCCTGTGCCTTGAGGTCCGCGCCGCCCTACGTCCGGACCTGCGCCTCATCGTCATGTCCGCCACACTGGATGCGGCAGCCGTGGCCGATCTGCTTGCTCCGTGCGCAATATTGAACTGTCCCGGCCAGCCTCATGCCGTGGAAACCCGCTATCTGCGCGTGTCCGGACGCTTCCTGGAAGAAAGCATGGCCCGCGCCATCCGCCACGCCCTGGCCACGGAGCATGGCAGCATCCTGGCCTTTCTGCCCGGAGCCCGCGAAATCAGGCGCACGGCGGAACTGCTCGACAACCCCGGAGACGGAGTCGAAATCCACCCGCTGCTGGGCGCCTTGACCGCGACCGAGCAGGACAAGGCCATCGCCCCGCCAGTTCCCGGCACGCGCAAGATCGTCCTGGCCACGGCCATCGCCGAGACATCCCTGACCATCGAAGGCGTGCGCATCGTCATCGACAGCGGCCTGTCAAGGCTACCGCGCTTCGACCCCAAGAGCTCCATGACCGTGCTGGTCACGGAACCGGCCGCCCTGGCCACCCTGACCCAGCGCCGGGGCCGGGCCGGACGCACGGAACCGGGCATCTGTTTTCGGATCTGGGATCAGGCCGATGAGGTCAGCCGCAAACCCTTCCCCTCCCCGGAAATGCTGGAAGCGGATCTGGCTCCGCTGGTGCTGGACCTGGCCCTGTGGGGCACGACCGACCCTGGCACGCTGTCCTGGCTCACGCCGCCCCCGCCGGGCCATTTCAGGAGCGCCCTGCAGGTGCTGCAAAGCCTGGAAGCCCTGGACGACCAGGGCCGCATCACGCAGCATGGACGGGAAATGGCGCTCCTGCCCCTGCATCCGCGCCTGGGACACATGGTGCTGAGCGCCAGAAAACACGGCCTCGGTCCCACCGCCGCCGTCCTGGCCGCCATCCTCGGCGAACCGGGCCGGAGCATGCGCGGCTCATCGGATTTGCGCGACACGCTGCGCATTCATCCCAACTCCATATCACGCAAAGACACCTTGCGCGCCAGCATGGAACAGATCGCGCGGCTCGCCTCAATCAATCTGGAGCAACCCGACCCCGAGGCCGCCGGAATCCTCACCGCCCTGGCCTACCCAGACCGCATCGCACGCCGCCAGGAGGACGGAACCTACCGCCTGACCAGCGGCCGCAAGGCCGTATGGCCCGGACCGAGCACCCTGGCCGGACACGAATTCCTGGCCATCGCCGATCTCGACGGAGACGCGGCCGGAGCCAAAATCTGGCAATCCGCCCCGCTTTCCTGGGAAGAACTCCACACGTACTTCGAAAAGCTGTTCCGAATAAAAAACGACGTGCGCTTCGATCCGCTCAAGGACCGGGTCGTCAGCCTGCGCAAAACCATGCTTCATACGCTCTGCGTGCGGGAAGAAAAGCTGGCCGCCGATCCGCAAATCGTGACCGAGGCACTGCTCCAGGGACAAAAAGACCTCTCGCGCCTGAACTGGAGCGAGGAATGCAATAACCTTCGGGACCGGATTCGGTTCCTGCGCGGCCTGGATCCAGCCTGGCCCGACATGTCTGACCAGGCGTTGCTCGAAAGCATCAATGAATGGCTTGCTCCTTTCGCAACCGACGCGCGATCACAAGCAGACCTAGGCAAGATCAACCTGCTGCAAGCCCTCAAGGCGCTTGTTGGATGGGACAAACTGCGGGAACTGGAGCGCCAGGCCCCGGAATTCATGACCGTGCCGACAGGGGCGCATCGCAGAATCGACTACAGCCTCGAATCCGGCCCCGCCCTCCCGGTCAAACTCCAGGAAATGTTCGGCTGCGCCACCACGCCAACCCTGGCTGACGGACGCTACGCCTTGGTCCTGCACCTGCTCTCCCCGGCTGGACGCCCGCTGCAAGTCACCCGCAACCTGCCGTCATTCTGGAAAAACGCCTACCCCCTGGTGCGCGCCGAAATGCGAGGCCGCTACCCCAAACACCCCTGGCCCGAAGACCCGGCCACAGCCATGCCCACCGCCAAGACCAAGAAGGCCATGACGCCCAGATAA